The nucleotide sequence GCCGATTACTGATCACTGCTCATTAATAATAGGTCGTGAGAATAATCACGATACTCAATTAATATAAACGATAGTAAGGAATATATCATGATAGGTTACGTTACTTTAGGTACTAATAATTTAGAGCAAGCTGTTGCGTTTTATGATGAATTACTCGGTAGTATTGGCGCAGGCCGTTTTATAGAAACTGAGCAATTTGTTGCTTGGTCTAAAGGTGCTGGCGAAGCAGGAATTTCTATCACCAAGCCATTTGATGGTAAACCTGCAACTGTTGGTAATGGTGTTATGGTCGCTATTGAACTTAGTTCAACTGATGAAGTAGATGCCTTTTATCAAAAAGCGCTTGAATTAGGCGCTACCTGTGAAGGACCCGCAGGACCACGCGTTGAAATGGCTGGCTTTTACGCAGGTTATTTTCGAGACTTAGATGGTAATAAACTTAACGCCTTTTATTTAGATATGCCTGCCGCTTAGCGATAAGGTTGTTATAGTGCTGCTCTTCAAACACTGAAATCTATAGGTTGAAGCGCAGCGAGATAAGGTAAATTGATTGAGCATGTCTTTTTACTATGACAGAGCTATTAGCCGAAAGAGTATCTCTGTTTGTGGTAATTAAGTTAACGTACGGCCCTAGCTGATTGTTAAATCGTAGATGTAAGTAATTAAAGGAAAGAATACTGCAAATGAAAAAATTAAAAAATGAAGCTGATTTATTAAAAAAAGCCATTACAATTGGCGAAGGTTACGCAAAAAATCGTGGTTATAAAGGCTTTTCAGCGACTAATGCTGCGAAAGAAAAAATTGAAAGCTTATATCGTTTGTTGGTAAATGATAAACTTATTCAGCCGTTGCCAAAAGATGGCGAAGATTTAGCAAGCATGAAGCACAAATTAGCTTTATGGATTGCAAAACAATTACCAGCTGATCATCCACTACTTAAATAATCTGAACTCGAATAAGCTAATGGTCTATTTATACATTGGTCTCCAAAGAGAAGCTCAGAGTAAAGTTCAGAGCAAATAAACCAGTATTGGCTCACGGGTTAATTTAATTGGCTTTAAGCTCATTAAATTAACCAATCAGCATTAATATAAATGTCAGTAATTACAAGAAGCACACTTGCACTATGAATCGTAAAAAGAAAATCAATCAAGTCTTGAAAGCAAAAGTTAAGAAAATGAATGCTAAGCAGCAAAAAACCAACAAGCCTAAGTATGTTTCTAAGGCTGAACGTGCTGCTATTGAGGCAAAAGAAGCACAGAGCAATACCTTGGCTGATGAGGCAAGTACAACGTCAACAGACTAAAAACCTTGCCGTAGTATGTTGCTAAGCTAAACTAAGCTAAATCAAGCTAAATCAAGCTAAATCAGGTTAAGTTAAAGTAAACTAAATCAGGTTAAGTTAAAGTAAACTAAATCAGGTTAAAGTAAGCCAAGCCAGCCAAAACAAGCTTAGTTAGGACGGTTTATATGCAAGACATGACAAAACAAGTAAAGAAAGTCGTTATTTTTGGCAATTCAGCATCAGGTAAGTCTAGCTTAGCGAAAAAGTTAGCAAAGCAAGAGCAGCTTGCACATTTAGATCTCGACACCTTAGCTTGGTTGCCTGCTGCTTCTCCTACCTCACCACCGCAACGTCAGCACCTTGATATTTCAATGACAGAGATTAATACTTTCATTCATCAGCATAATGCTTGGGTGATAGAAGGTTGTTATAGTGATTTATTAGTACAGACATTGGATAAGTGTAGTGAAATTATATTTCTTAATTTACCTACTGAGTCTTGTATTGATAATGCAAAAAAACGTCCGTGGGAACCTCATAAGTACAACAGTAAAGCTGAGCAAGACAGTAATCTAGCTATGCTGATTGACTGGATAGCACAATATGAGCAACGCACTGATAGTTTCTCTAAAGCCGCGCATCAGCAGCTTTATGATCAGTTTAACGGTGAGAAACTAGCAATTATAAAAAATCAATAACGGTAGTTCAGTAACTAAACGCTTTTAATTTTAAACTAGCAGCAGAGTTTCTATACTAACTTTCTTGCTAAGCTTATTTTTTTGTTAAGTTTCATTAGGTAAAACATCTCTGCGAACATCTCCGTCAGGTATTCAAACTAACGTATAGTTATCAACGTGGTGATAAAATCATAAATGGTAGATAACAAGTCAGATGACCGTAAAGTAATTCACCTTCTTTTCTTAATTTACATAAATACGAATGATCAATTTTTGTATGCGCTATGTATTGTCTGCACTTGTAATCAACTAAAAATACATTTAGCTCTTGTACTGTTGATGTGCAAGGTGTCGCTATTATTAACCTTCATTGAACTCAACCATCTATTGTAATCGTCTATTTAGCAATATTTTATTGTGAATTTTTTCTATTATTATTTTTATATTTCAATATTTTGTATACATATTGACTTAAGTCAAAGTGCTTTATGTAATATCACCTCATACTTTGTAACAGGTACTCGTTATTATTAATAACGCTAATTTTTGGAACAATAAAAGAATGAAAAAATTTAAAAGTATAGGAATAACACTCGCTATTTCACTAATCTCATTTTCGTCACTGTCATTTGCCGGTGAAGCATTTGATATTGAAAATATTGGCATTAAATCTAAAACGGAAGGATTGGAACGTGTCACTCAAACTTTAGTGTCACCACCATTTTTACCAAAACATGACCAGGTTGCTAAAGGCAGTCCTAAAGTCATTCAAATGACAATGGAAATTATTGAAAAGGAAATGGAAATTGCACCGAATGTTTTTGTGCAAGCTATGACTTTTGAAGGTTCAAACCCTGGCCCAATGATAGTTGCTCATGTAGATGACTATGTTGAATTAACACTGAAAAACCCTAAAACCAATACCATGGTTCACAATATTGACTTTCATGCAGCAACAGGTGCTTTAGGTGGCGGCGCACTAACCGACGTAGCTCCGGGTGAACAAGTTATTCTTCGCTTTAAAGCAACTAAAGCGGGCGTTTTTGTTTATCATTGCGCACCTGGTGGCGTTATGATTCCTTATCATGTTGTATCAGGTATGAATGGTGCAATTATGATCCTTCCTCGTGACGGTTTGAAAGACAATAAGGGACAATTGGTCACTTACGACAAAGCTTATTATATTGGCGAGCAAGACTGGTATGTGCCTAAAGATGAAAAAGGTAATTTCAAGCGTTATGCTTCTCCTGTAATGGGTATGGCGGATACCATGGAAGTTATGAAAACACTTACGCCTACTCATTTAACCTTTAATGGCAAAGTAGGCGCTTTAACCGGTAAAAATGCTATGACTGCAAAAGTAGGAGAAACAGTATTATTTCTTCATTCTCAAGCAAATCGTGATACACGCATTCATTTAATTGGTGGTCATGGTGACCTTGTTTGGACTGGTGGTTCATTTGATGATGTTCCAACAACTAATCGCGAAACATGGGCTATTGCTGGTGGTGAAGCGGGCGCTGCTCTGTATACCTTTAAACAACCCGGTCTTTATGCTTATGTTAACCACAACCTAATTGAAGCGATTATGTTAGGTGCTGCTGGTCATGTTTCTGTTGAAGGTGAATGGAATAATGATTTGATGGAACAAGTTCAAAAACCTAGTCCTATTAAATAATTATAGGGACTGATTTTATAATGAATCAAATAAAGTTTATTTTATTCATCAGCCTATTTTTTGCAGCAGTAGCACCTGCTGCTGCAGGAGTAGAGCGTAAAGTTGAATATGCTCAGTCACTTAATTCAATGGCCTCTGTATTGATGGGGTGGTATGGAAGTCTATTGCCTCATGACGGTTCAACGTTTGTGGTAACACCTGATATTAAATGGAATGAAAGTCGTACTCATTATCCTAAAAAGATAACAGGTTTGAAAATCACACAAACAGATTTAGTTAAATTAGCAGTGAGTGAATACGCTTTTAATGTTCAGTCAAAAATAACCTACCTGCAGGACGATGTTATTCAAGCGAAGCAGTTAGATGAAACCTTTGTTTTTCATATTACCCCCTCAGGCCAAGCGATTCTTGATAAGAAAACCAGAAATAAAGAGCAATCCGTTACCGAGATGTTATTGCCAACCTTTGATTATAGTTATTATCAAAAGCGTGAATTTGCTTATACATGGTTAGCTTATCTTGATGGCGTGAACACAAATAACAGTATTAAAGGGAAAGACTGGTTTAATACTGCTGTTTATACAGTGAAAATGGGGACTAAAAAGATTGAGGGTTCTATTTTATCGACATTAGCAGAACGTAATCCCTATTTATCTAAGGGTAGGCACACCTTACGCAGTATAGAGGGCAATACCGTTGAAGGTCGTGACAACACATTTATATTAGATCTTATTATTAATTGGAAAGGTGTTAATGCTGAAGGGAAAACTGTGTTAGCAAAAATTCATCAAACCATTACGTATGAGCTTAAAGAAAATAATACGTGGTATGTAACGTTCATTAAAGAAGAACATTTACTTCCTGATATTGGCCCATGGCAGAATTTATTATGTTAAAAAATTTAGCAGTATTATTACTTATTAGCTTTCTGGGGATGCAAACAGCTCATGCCGAGGAAGAATTACCAATATATAGCGGCGTTGGAGGGAATTTTTCAGCCGTTAACCAAGACGGAAAAACGATAGAATTTAATGACTTTAAAGGTCAGCCGATACTATTAACGTTTGGTTATACTAACTGTGCAGATATTTGTCCATTTACCTTAGGTTATTTATCCCGCATATACGCTGGTTTAACGAAAGATGAACAGAAAAA is from Colwellia sp. Arc7-635 and encodes:
- a CDS encoding VOC family protein, with the protein product MIGYVTLGTNNLEQAVAFYDELLGSIGAGRFIETEQFVAWSKGAGEAGISITKPFDGKPATVGNGVMVAIELSSTDEVDAFYQKALELGATCEGPAGPRVEMAGFYAGYFRDLDGNKLNAFYLDMPAA
- a CDS encoding DUF5062 family protein, with the protein product MKKLKNEADLLKKAITIGEGYAKNRGYKGFSATNAAKEKIESLYRLLVNDKLIQPLPKDGEDLASMKHKLALWIAKQLPADHPLLK
- a CDS encoding DUF2986 domain-containing protein, which gives rise to MNRKKKINQVLKAKVKKMNAKQQKTNKPKYVSKAERAAIEAKEAQSNTLADEASTTSTD
- a CDS encoding AAA family ATPase, with amino-acid sequence MQDMTKQVKKVVIFGNSASGKSSLAKKLAKQEQLAHLDLDTLAWLPAASPTSPPQRQHLDISMTEINTFIHQHNAWVIEGCYSDLLVQTLDKCSEIIFLNLPTESCIDNAKKRPWEPHKYNSKAEQDSNLAMLIDWIAQYEQRTDSFSKAAHQQLYDQFNGEKLAIIKNQ
- the nirK gene encoding copper-containing nitrite reductase, coding for MKKFKSIGITLAISLISFSSLSFAGEAFDIENIGIKSKTEGLERVTQTLVSPPFLPKHDQVAKGSPKVIQMTMEIIEKEMEIAPNVFVQAMTFEGSNPGPMIVAHVDDYVELTLKNPKTNTMVHNIDFHAATGALGGGALTDVAPGEQVILRFKATKAGVFVYHCAPGGVMIPYHVVSGMNGAIMILPRDGLKDNKGQLVTYDKAYYIGEQDWYVPKDEKGNFKRYASPVMGMADTMEVMKTLTPTHLTFNGKVGALTGKNAMTAKVGETVLFLHSQANRDTRIHLIGGHGDLVWTGGSFDDVPTTNRETWAIAGGEAGAALYTFKQPGLYAYVNHNLIEAIMLGAAGHVSVEGEWNNDLMEQVQKPSPIK